A portion of the Streptomyces erythrochromogenes genome contains these proteins:
- a CDS encoding helix-turn-helix domain-containing protein, giving the protein MSSDATPDPYDNPVAFGQRVQIYRNRRGMTREQLAGLLGHHSSWVKKVETGTMRMPRLPEILRIAEVLRVRRLNDLVGDVGAEPHTDLFLGPGHDRLPAVRAALAAYPAPGTRNAPSPEFLRAALDAAWAARHGAANHREVIGGLLPGLIRDVQLAVREAETAADRRTALTLQAEAFFLTQFFVAYQPDPSLLWRVAERGMAAAQESEDLHAIGIASWLSAQAHRDSGPGHYDEADDVVMQALELLEPRLEGATHDVQAITGALRVEAGLTAAKRRDTGTAWGWWDRAGGIARRLPAGYFHRVTSFGQAVMGAHGVTVAVELRAGGESVRQANRAEAEIIPSRPRRARHRIEQARAYYLDGQRQTALATLEQAHAAAPETIRYNGYARSIVLEETTSRVPERRQRASQLAVDIGLLAA; this is encoded by the coding sequence ATGTCTTCTGATGCTACCCCGGACCCCTACGACAACCCCGTCGCATTCGGGCAACGTGTCCAGATCTACCGCAACCGCCGAGGCATGACCCGCGAGCAGCTGGCCGGACTCCTCGGCCACCACTCCTCATGGGTCAAGAAAGTAGAGACCGGCACCATGAGAATGCCGCGACTGCCGGAGATCCTCCGCATCGCTGAAGTGCTGCGCGTCCGCCGGCTGAACGACCTCGTCGGGGATGTCGGCGCCGAGCCCCACACCGATCTGTTCCTGGGGCCGGGCCACGACCGCCTGCCTGCCGTCCGTGCAGCACTCGCCGCCTACCCGGCGCCGGGCACCCGGAACGCGCCGTCCCCGGAGTTCCTGCGCGCCGCCCTGGACGCCGCATGGGCCGCCCGCCACGGTGCCGCGAACCATCGGGAGGTGATCGGCGGGCTGTTGCCGGGGCTGATCCGGGACGTGCAGCTCGCTGTCCGGGAAGCCGAGACCGCGGCCGACCGGCGTACGGCCCTAACCCTGCAGGCGGAAGCCTTCTTCCTGACCCAGTTCTTCGTCGCCTACCAGCCCGACCCGTCCCTGCTGTGGCGAGTGGCCGAGCGTGGCATGGCGGCCGCGCAGGAGTCCGAGGACCTGCACGCGATCGGCATCGCCTCGTGGCTCTCTGCGCAGGCTCACCGCGACTCGGGCCCTGGCCACTACGACGAGGCCGACGACGTCGTGATGCAGGCACTGGAACTGCTGGAGCCCCGCCTCGAGGGCGCAACGCACGACGTGCAGGCAATCACCGGCGCACTCCGCGTCGAGGCCGGACTGACCGCCGCCAAGAGGCGCGACACCGGCACAGCATGGGGCTGGTGGGACCGCGCGGGCGGCATCGCCCGGCGGCTCCCCGCCGGCTACTTCCACCGGGTGACCTCGTTCGGGCAGGCCGTCATGGGCGCGCACGGCGTAACCGTCGCGGTGGAGCTGCGCGCCGGTGGCGAGTCGGTACGGCAGGCCAACCGGGCCGAGGCGGAGATCATCCCGTCGCGGCCGCGCCGGGCCCGGCACCGCATTGAGCAGGCCCGCGCCTACTACCTCGACGGGCAGCGGCAGACAGCGCTGGCGACGCTGGAGCAGGCGCACGCAGCAGCACCGGAGACGATCCGCTACAACGGCTACGCCCGCTCGATCGTGCTGGAAGAGACAACGTCCCGGGTGCCGGAGCGGAGGCAGAGAGCCAGTCAGCTGGCAGTAGATATCGGCCTGTTGGCCGCATAA
- a CDS encoding phage major capsid protein: MTTAQLTRLVTEQNTLWQRMQEIQAAAETDGGRDWSAEERTNWDAAEARLTEVSRDIERINRMSTLSTVDRSQLITTGGGGDERGAEDEAELYRSAFSRYTRNGMERMTNEQRELLMGNFTEVRAQSVGSDPAGGYLVPDEFRNTMTETMKSFGGILSLANVITTATGNDLNWPTNDDTANEGALLSENSQISEQDVTIGRRTMKAHTFTSKLVRVSLQLLNDSAFPLETWLAGKLGERIGRSASGYFATGTGIDQPEGITTYATVGKTGAGGQTTSIIYDDLVDLEHSVDPAYRSQGRYLMNDAMLKVIRKLKDSQNRPLWVPVPAPGFPSTINGFEYTIDNKMPVPAASAKSIIFGDIKAGYIIRQVQGVQMMRLAERYADYLQVGFFGFARLDAQVDDASAIRAYQHPAS; the protein is encoded by the coding sequence ATGACGACCGCACAGCTCACCCGACTCGTGACCGAGCAGAACACTCTGTGGCAGCGGATGCAGGAGATCCAGGCCGCCGCCGAGACCGACGGCGGCCGGGACTGGTCCGCCGAGGAGCGGACCAACTGGGACGCCGCCGAGGCCCGGCTGACCGAGGTCTCCCGCGACATCGAGCGCATCAACCGGATGTCCACCCTGTCGACCGTCGACCGCAGCCAGCTCATCACCACCGGCGGGGGCGGCGACGAGCGTGGCGCCGAGGACGAGGCGGAGCTTTACCGCAGCGCGTTCTCCCGCTACACCCGCAACGGCATGGAGCGGATGACCAACGAGCAGCGTGAGCTGCTGATGGGCAACTTCACCGAGGTCCGTGCCCAGTCCGTCGGGTCGGACCCGGCCGGCGGGTACCTCGTCCCCGACGAGTTCCGCAACACCATGACCGAAACGATGAAGAGCTTCGGCGGCATCCTGTCGCTGGCAAACGTCATCACCACGGCGACCGGCAACGACCTGAACTGGCCGACCAACGACGACACCGCCAACGAGGGCGCGCTGCTGTCCGAGAACAGCCAGATCAGCGAGCAGGACGTCACCATCGGCCGACGCACCATGAAGGCGCACACCTTCACCAGCAAGCTGGTGCGGGTCAGCCTGCAGCTGCTCAACGACTCGGCGTTCCCGCTGGAGACCTGGCTGGCTGGCAAGCTCGGCGAGCGCATCGGTCGTTCGGCCTCCGGGTACTTCGCCACCGGTACCGGCATCGACCAGCCCGAGGGCATCACGACCTACGCCACGGTCGGCAAGACCGGCGCCGGCGGCCAGACGACGTCGATCATCTACGACGACCTCGTCGACCTCGAGCACTCCGTCGACCCGGCCTACCGGTCGCAGGGCCGGTACCTGATGAACGACGCGATGCTGAAGGTGATCCGGAAGCTGAAGGACAGCCAGAACCGTCCGCTCTGGGTGCCGGTCCCGGCGCCCGGCTTCCCGTCCACCATCAACGGGTTCGAGTACACGATCGACAACAAGATGCCGGTCCCGGCCGCGTCCGCCAAGTCGATCATCTTCGGTGACATCAAGGCGGGCTACATCATCCGCCAGGTCCAGGGTGTGCAGATGATGCGCCTGGCCGAGCGGTACGCCGACTACCTGCAGGTCGGGTTCTTCGGGTTCGCCCGCCTCGACGCCCAGGTCGACGACGCCTCGGCGATCCGCGCGTACCAGCACCCCGCCAGCTGA
- a CDS encoding HK97 family phage prohead protease — protein sequence MRTLTRTTTEERRRLPLSTAGLSIRAGGEGGAERFHGYAAVFNSRTSIGNPLRWGFYEEVADGAFTKTVAEGDARMLIDHDSYFVVSRVSAGTLGLAQDARGLAVDSALDAELSYVSDLKANVRNGNITGMSFGFQVVKDDWQLIDVETTDGDTVQAELRILREVRLFEVSAVTFPAYTDTEASLRNVAAALAHRGDQDAIEKRAQYRPELLDLLKYREPGESTRGTEPPAEPAAATRRDRDSVDRRMRALAARYGLPAN from the coding sequence ATGAGAACCCTGACCAGGACGACGACTGAGGAGCGCCGCCGCCTGCCGTTGTCCACGGCAGGGCTCAGCATCCGCGCCGGCGGAGAGGGCGGCGCCGAGCGCTTCCACGGCTACGCCGCCGTCTTCAACTCCCGGACCAGCATCGGCAACCCGCTGCGCTGGGGGTTCTACGAGGAGGTCGCCGACGGCGCGTTCACCAAGACCGTCGCCGAGGGTGACGCCCGGATGCTCATCGACCACGACTCCTACTTCGTGGTCTCCCGAGTCTCCGCCGGGACCCTGGGGCTGGCCCAGGACGCCCGCGGCCTGGCCGTCGACTCCGCTCTCGACGCCGAGCTGTCGTACGTCTCCGACCTGAAGGCGAACGTCCGCAACGGCAACATCACCGGCATGTCGTTCGGGTTCCAGGTCGTCAAGGACGACTGGCAACTCATCGACGTCGAGACCACCGACGGCGACACCGTGCAGGCCGAGCTCCGGATCCTCCGAGAGGTCCGCCTCTTCGAGGTCTCGGCCGTCACCTTCCCCGCCTACACCGACACCGAGGCCTCGCTGCGCAACGTCGCCGCGGCCCTGGCCCACCGGGGCGACCAGGACGCGATCGAGAAGCGCGCCCAGTACCGCCCCGAACTGCTGGACCTGCTGAAGTACCGCGAGCCGGGTGAGTCCACTCGCGGAACCGAACCGCCCGCCGAGCCGGCTGCTGCCACTCGACGTGATCGCGACTCGGTCGACCGCCGCATGCGGGCGCTCGCTGCCCGCTACGGCCTTCCCGCGAACTGA
- a CDS encoding glycine-rich domain-containing protein, giving the protein MTLTAPPKRNAHALITDDEFVAVTATVASNNPDMSWVNAERIVDEALKFVAAAAKFPGGMRPSRTVDEGWHALILHTIVYAQLCTRLGLFVHHVPELPDPNRYKPGALDHTIGRIREAGFEVDMDLWTSPLEGIPVAATCQHDNGCADGNCEANCRADHPN; this is encoded by the coding sequence ATGACGCTCACCGCTCCGCCCAAGCGGAACGCGCACGCGCTCATCACCGACGACGAGTTCGTGGCGGTCACCGCGACCGTCGCCAGCAACAACCCGGACATGTCCTGGGTGAACGCCGAGCGGATCGTCGACGAGGCCCTGAAGTTCGTGGCGGCCGCGGCCAAGTTCCCCGGCGGCATGCGGCCGTCCCGCACGGTCGACGAGGGCTGGCACGCGCTCATCCTGCACACCATCGTGTACGCCCAGCTCTGCACGCGTCTCGGTCTGTTCGTCCACCACGTCCCCGAGCTCCCCGACCCCAACCGGTACAAGCCGGGCGCGCTCGACCACACCATCGGCCGGATCCGCGAGGCCGGGTTCGAGGTCGACATGGATCTCTGGACCAGCCCGCTCGAGGGGATCCCTGTCGCAGCCACCTGCCAGCACGACAACGGGTGCGCGGACGGGAACTGTGAGGCCAACTGCCGAGCAGACCACCCTAACTAG
- a CDS encoding N-acetylmuramoyl-L-alanine amidase, whose protein sequence is MDLVRRSQYGLPASSPAAHIASTGGVKVHYLGSEYSSRRHDLCDDYVRAIRASHLANTVEDYVDIAYNAVVCEHGTVYEGRGPNRRSGANGTAALNTKDYSVCALLAKAGGGLDTPPDAQLHGIRDAIDWLRAEGEAGDYIGGHRDGHATTCPGDKLYDWVRRGAPRPGATPPPARPVVDLSRLISAAHVDPPKGGTPVSYGGVRTVEAALNAEGLLAGGLVDGHFGTSTITAYRAWQKRCGYSGADADGIPGKTSLTRLGQARGFTVID, encoded by the coding sequence GTGGACCTCGTCCGCAGATCCCAGTACGGCCTGCCCGCCAGCTCCCCCGCCGCGCACATCGCCAGCACCGGCGGTGTCAAGGTGCACTACCTCGGATCCGAATACAGCAGCCGTCGCCACGACCTGTGCGACGACTACGTCCGCGCCATCCGCGCCAGCCACCTCGCCAACACCGTCGAGGACTACGTCGACATCGCCTACAACGCAGTCGTCTGCGAGCACGGCACGGTCTACGAGGGCCGCGGACCCAACCGCCGCAGCGGCGCCAACGGAACCGCAGCGCTGAACACCAAGGACTACTCAGTGTGCGCGCTCCTCGCCAAGGCGGGCGGCGGCCTGGACACCCCGCCCGACGCCCAGCTGCACGGCATCCGTGACGCGATCGACTGGCTCCGCGCCGAGGGCGAGGCTGGCGACTACATCGGCGGCCACCGCGACGGCCACGCCACCACCTGCCCCGGCGACAAGCTCTACGACTGGGTCCGCCGAGGCGCCCCCCGCCCAGGCGCCACCCCGCCGCCCGCGCGCCCGGTGGTGGATCTCTCCCGGCTGATCTCCGCCGCCCACGTCGACCCGCCCAAGGGCGGCACCCCGGTCAGCTACGGCGGCGTCCGGACCGTCGAGGCCGCGCTCAACGCCGAGGGGCTGCTCGCTGGCGGCCTCGTCGACGGCCACTTCGGCACGTCGACCATCACCGCTTACCGGGCCTGGCAGAAGCGTTGCGGCTACAGCGGCGCGGACGCCGACGGCATCCCCGGCAAGACCAGCCTGACCCGCCTGGGCCAGGCCCGTGGCTTCACCGTCATCGACTGA
- a CDS encoding phage tail tube protein: protein MAIGSGLGGQLGIVAESSYGSFTAPTRFLEFTKESLVLKKTTEQSAGVASGRLLALSNRRVLTQQEVTGSVDLEVTNTGMGLFLASLMGSAGTPVQQAATAAYLQTHTLADSFGKSLVIQKGVPLTSGTVTDKTFLGCKVTAAEFSCESGGMLTSSWEINGRTCDETQTLAAASYPARAPFHFAQLAVKTGTFASETAHDGVRKVNVKIERPMATDRYYAGQAGLKKEPISNALVKISGTIEMDYVSTTLDDLHTSDGATSLVLEWVGPLIASTYYETFRITLPAIKVDEAPPVIDGFEVVKPSYSFTALYDGTNLPVIHYISTDTAV from the coding sequence ATGGCGATCGGATCCGGCCTCGGCGGCCAGCTCGGCATCGTCGCCGAGTCCAGCTACGGAAGCTTCACCGCGCCGACCCGCTTTCTGGAGTTCACCAAGGAGAGCCTGGTCCTGAAGAAGACCACCGAGCAGAGCGCTGGTGTCGCGTCCGGCCGGCTGCTGGCGCTGTCCAACCGGCGCGTGCTGACCCAGCAGGAGGTTACTGGCAGCGTCGACCTCGAGGTCACTAACACCGGGATGGGCCTGTTCCTAGCGTCCCTGATGGGGAGCGCTGGCACCCCGGTACAGCAGGCCGCCACGGCCGCCTACCTGCAGACCCACACTCTGGCCGACTCGTTCGGCAAGTCACTGGTCATTCAGAAGGGTGTGCCGTTGACAAGCGGCACGGTGACGGACAAGACGTTCCTGGGCTGCAAGGTGACTGCGGCCGAGTTCTCGTGCGAGTCCGGCGGGATGCTGACGTCGTCGTGGGAGATCAACGGCCGGACGTGCGACGAGACGCAGACCCTGGCGGCCGCCAGCTACCCGGCCCGGGCCCCGTTCCACTTCGCACAGTTGGCCGTCAAGACCGGCACGTTCGCCTCGGAGACCGCGCACGACGGCGTCCGCAAGGTGAACGTCAAGATCGAGCGGCCCATGGCCACCGACCGCTACTACGCCGGCCAGGCGGGGCTCAAGAAGGAACCGATCTCGAACGCGCTGGTGAAGATCTCCGGCACGATCGAGATGGACTACGTCTCGACCACCCTCGACGACCTGCACACCTCGGACGGTGCGACGTCGCTGGTCCTGGAGTGGGTTGGCCCGCTGATCGCCAGCACGTATTACGAGACGTTCCGGATCACCCTGCCCGCGATCAAGGTGGACGAGGCGCCTCCGGTCATCGACGGGTTCGAGGTCGTCAAGCCCTCGTACAGCTTCACTGCCCTGTACGACGGCACCAACCTGCCGGTGATCCACTACATCTCCACCGACACGGCGGTGTAG
- a CDS encoding DUF6415 family natural product biosynthesis protein, whose product MDTVSALVKRALAPYNQMPDSVTIACLADDLLRHGEELLARVAGHEEAEAALRDWRRLTADGPTDSPMGNWNHARALARTIRSFLRVLGEQ is encoded by the coding sequence TTGGACACGGTTAGCGCCCTCGTGAAGAGGGCCCTCGCCCCGTACAACCAGATGCCCGACAGCGTCACGATCGCGTGTCTCGCCGACGACCTGCTGCGCCACGGGGAGGAGCTCCTCGCCCGCGTCGCGGGGCACGAGGAGGCTGAGGCTGCGCTGCGTGACTGGCGCCGCCTCACAGCCGACGGCCCCACCGACAGCCCCATGGGCAACTGGAACCACGCCCGGGCCCTCGCTCGCACGATCCGGAGCTTCCTCCGCGTGCTCGGCGAACAGTGA
- a CDS encoding helix-turn-helix domain-containing protein has product MLARRRVIGARIRAARTDAGLTQEALAEAVGIDNKTVHRIEYGVSDPTLSVLLGLADALHVSLADLVRL; this is encoded by the coding sequence GTGCTTGCTCGTCGACGCGTCATCGGCGCCCGCATCCGGGCGGCTCGTACGGACGCCGGCCTTACGCAGGAAGCGCTCGCCGAGGCGGTCGGGATCGACAACAAGACGGTCCACCGCATCGAGTACGGCGTGAGCGACCCGACGCTGAGTGTCCTGCTGGGGCTGGCTGATGCGCTGCACGTATCCCTTGCCGACCTCGTCCGGCTGTAA
- a CDS encoding carbohydrate binding domain-containing protein, producing the protein MRPVLRAAFGYAPTATSVTWTDITRWLNLKASVRVSRGASDELTQTQPSLMSLTLDNEDGRFSSGLASSPYYPYVRPNCPIQLGVLTGGKNLAQSPSFEGGVTTGWAASTSTPPLAVAADGTRAHSGTQSLLIDWQSTGTGGVVEQIVYDLRIGQTYTLSGWVWVPAGDAAVRWKLVDTGAVGTASAVTAAWTQISLTFTATSTSHTIGITTAASPPAAGDRVWLDDVQVESGASVTSFDSAGTVIHWRFYGMVNGWKSTWRGLEPVVVLTATDLFKHLNKQPQLGSLLAEEIKQAQPVIYYPLTEPSTSTSAGDVAGTGGGSLVQAQVGSGGTVTFGQQDGPPATGATAVTFAPASASNGIRLDADMGPAATASTTTDFIKFECWFKTTTANRQFYHCRDETFQYQIAFTLNASGYLTIEHTDVGGTRTASVIGSTNLADGQWHHVVYTEYLKDVYIDGGAPIDVIFLPFMYALKYMTIGGNTGALWEGSVAHAVLYTGTAVDSALLAAHYDAGANGFSGEDADERMLRLAGYAGIASIDAQGDFSPVDSQGPGGSSALEMMRVVEATEAGKLVSHRDGHGLLFQSRTVRYNAPVAVSMAFADLETDEASLPTDDQKQVNQLTARRPGGATQRVVSAESVAAFGPYPKDLSIIKTSDTEAVDAAHWIVSRYAVPEPELREVPVKAYSLPAATYAALLEADISSVLEITALPDEAPAPTTTATIEGYSEELGLNSHFIQFHTSRAQIGAVWGLDHTTYSVLGTTTRLAY; encoded by the coding sequence ATGAGGCCAGTCCTACGGGCAGCGTTCGGGTACGCCCCGACCGCTACGTCGGTCACCTGGACCGACATCACCCGATGGCTGAACCTGAAGGCCAGCGTTCGGGTATCGCGGGGTGCGTCCGACGAGCTGACGCAGACGCAGCCGAGCCTGATGAGCCTCACGCTCGACAACGAGGACGGGCGGTTCTCCTCGGGGCTGGCCTCGTCGCCGTACTACCCCTACGTCCGGCCGAACTGTCCGATTCAGCTCGGGGTGTTGACCGGCGGGAAGAACCTTGCCCAGTCCCCGTCGTTCGAGGGCGGTGTCACGACCGGCTGGGCGGCCAGCACCAGCACGCCGCCCCTGGCGGTCGCGGCCGACGGCACCCGCGCCCACTCCGGTACCCAGTCGCTGCTCATCGACTGGCAGAGCACCGGCACCGGCGGCGTCGTAGAGCAGATCGTCTACGACCTGCGCATCGGGCAGACCTACACCCTCTCGGGCTGGGTCTGGGTGCCCGCCGGTGACGCTGCCGTGCGGTGGAAGCTGGTGGACACCGGCGCCGTCGGCACAGCCTCGGCCGTCACCGCGGCCTGGACTCAGATCAGCCTCACGTTCACCGCGACATCGACGAGCCACACCATCGGGATCACCACGGCCGCCAGCCCCCCGGCGGCCGGCGACCGGGTCTGGCTCGACGACGTCCAAGTGGAGAGCGGCGCCTCGGTGACGTCGTTCGACAGCGCCGGGACTGTCATCCACTGGCGGTTCTACGGGATGGTCAACGGCTGGAAGTCGACCTGGCGGGGTCTGGAACCCGTGGTGGTACTGACCGCGACCGACCTTTTCAAGCACCTGAACAAGCAGCCGCAGCTCGGCAGCCTGCTGGCCGAGGAGATCAAACAGGCGCAGCCGGTCATCTACTACCCGCTGACCGAGCCCTCGACCTCGACCTCGGCCGGCGACGTCGCCGGGACGGGCGGCGGCTCCCTCGTCCAGGCGCAGGTCGGCAGCGGCGGCACGGTGACGTTCGGGCAGCAGGACGGCCCGCCCGCCACCGGCGCAACCGCAGTGACGTTCGCGCCCGCCTCGGCGTCCAACGGCATCCGCCTGGACGCCGACATGGGCCCGGCCGCGACCGCTTCGACGACCACGGACTTCATCAAGTTCGAGTGCTGGTTCAAGACCACGACGGCGAACCGGCAGTTCTACCACTGCCGCGACGAGACGTTCCAGTACCAGATCGCCTTCACCCTGAACGCGTCCGGCTACCTCACCATCGAGCACACCGACGTGGGCGGAACGAGGACAGCGTCCGTCATCGGCTCGACGAACCTGGCCGACGGGCAGTGGCACCACGTCGTCTACACCGAGTATCTGAAGGACGTCTACATCGACGGCGGCGCCCCGATCGATGTGATCTTCCTGCCGTTCATGTACGCCCTGAAGTACATGACCATCGGCGGGAACACCGGCGCGTTGTGGGAGGGGTCCGTCGCTCACGCCGTCCTCTACACCGGGACGGCAGTCGACAGCGCGCTGCTCGCCGCGCACTACGACGCCGGCGCGAACGGGTTCTCCGGCGAGGACGCCGACGAGCGGATGCTGCGCCTGGCCGGGTACGCCGGGATCGCGTCCATCGACGCCCAGGGAGACTTCTCCCCCGTCGACTCGCAGGGCCCCGGCGGCTCGAGCGCGCTCGAGATGATGCGCGTCGTCGAGGCCACCGAGGCGGGCAAGCTGGTCAGCCACCGCGACGGCCACGGCCTGCTCTTCCAGAGCCGGACCGTCCGCTACAACGCACCGGTCGCGGTGTCCATGGCGTTCGCCGACCTCGAGACGGACGAGGCCAGCCTGCCGACGGACGACCAGAAGCAGGTCAACCAGCTCACCGCCCGCCGCCCGGGCGGCGCGACGCAGCGCGTCGTCTCCGCCGAGTCCGTCGCCGCGTTCGGCCCGTACCCCAAGGACCTGTCGATCATCAAGACGAGCGACACCGAGGCGGTCGACGCCGCGCACTGGATCGTCTCCCGGTACGCGGTCCCCGAGCCCGAGCTGCGCGAGGTACCCGTCAAGGCGTACAGCCTGCCCGCTGCCACGTACGCCGCGCTCCTCGAGGCGGACATCTCGTCCGTGCTGGAGATCACCGCCCTGCCCGACGAGGCGCCGGCCCCGACCACGACGGCCACCATCGAGGGGTACAGCGAGGAGCTCGGCCTGAACTCCCACTTCATCCAGTTCCACACCTCGCGCGCTCAGATCGGCGCGGTGTGGGGGCTGGACCACACCACCTACAGCGTGCTCGGCACGACGACCCGGCTCGCCTACTAG